The following proteins are co-located in the Amyelois transitella isolate CPQ chromosome W, ilAmyTran1.1, whole genome shotgun sequence genome:
- the LOC132904183 gene encoding uncharacterized protein LOC132904183 produces the protein MEEDGAPPPNESPPIDPFAPRPSLARTPPFRAVTAAEDRLEGSEDAVARVAFEAAALAIAAVRSPMGEDASGMSPAAPLTQRLFAAAKRVLSPDENTVAATPKRRPAEKRTVAAPPIADPEPDPELNADGMLHLATARELLSRANREARGVSTIMSGPTSKLNKADQGAITSHLQTMLEIVGQLALIAEAGSSSLEKTKQANIMEARRAQRAEAEAERARREASEAAARQAAAAQMAASAAAVGRGGSYADRVRTPAAGGPLIAVYPTGGEVKTAEETKKLLKTSVAPAALKINIEKIRRVGNAGVLIQGKTKEDLARLRSALPPTLRANDVQGRMPLIAVRGVEGRDTKFEDFIGSVHEQNFKEDPNWTLPNIKKNCRLAFRKSREGGTRTTMVLACTPAFRLALLQKGCLYVEWEVCPVGDFTTAIKCGKCQTYGHPEKKCKEEKPTCSKCGTTGHKEADCKSESVRCATCKKFGRREAEAHITGAGECPARIHAERRMAEAAGISL, from the coding sequence ATGGAAGAAGACGGAGCACCCCCGCCGAACGAGTCTCCTCCGATCGACCCCTTCGCGCCGCGCCCCTCGCTGGCGCGCACGCCGCCGTTTCGAGCAGTGACCGCTGCGGAAGACAGACTGGAGGGCAGTGAAGACGCCGTCGCCCGCGTGGCCTTCGAGGCGGCGGCACTGGCGATTGCCGCGGTGCGATCGCCGATGGGAGAGGATGCCTCTGGGATGTCCCCCGCCGCCCCCCTCACGCAGCGACTGTTCGCAGCCGCAAAAAGAGTGCTGTCGCCAGACGAAAACACAGTCGCGGCAACACCAAAAAGGAGACCCGCGGAGAAGAGGACAGTTGCCGCCCCCCCCATAGCCGATCCTGAACCGGACCCCGAACTGAACGCAGACGGAATGCTGCACTTGGCCACGGCCAGAGAGCTGCTGTCCCGAGCCAACCGTGAAGCAAGGGGGGTGTCGACAATTATGAGCGGGCCCACGTCAAAACTTAATAAGGCGGACCAGGGCGCCATCACGAGCCACCTCCAGACTATGCTCGAAATAGTCGGCCAGCTGGCTCTCATCGCGGAGGCGGGTTCTTCGAGCCTTGAGAAGACCAAACAAGCCAACATAATGGAGGCCCGCCGTGCTCAAAGAGCTGAGGCTGAAGCGGAGAGAGCGCGCAGGGAGGCCTCTGAGGCTGCTGCGCGTCAGGCGGCGGCCGCGCAAATGGCGGCTAGCGCTGCGGCTGTGGGAAGAGGTGGCTCCTACGCGGATAGGGTCAGGACGCCCGCAGCAGGGGGCCCGCTCATCGCGGTCTACCCGACGGGGGGTGAGGTGAAGACGGCCGAGGAGACTAAAAAGCTCCTCAAAACCTCTGTGGCACCGGCAGCCCTCAAAATTAATATCGAGAAGATCAGAAGAGTTGGTAACGCCGGGGTCCTCATCCAGGGGAAAACCAAAGAAGACTTGGCACGCCTGAGGTCAGCGCTCCCGCCGACTCTCCGGGCGAATGATGTACAGGGGAGAATGCCCCTGATCGCGGTTCGTGGCGTTGAAGGCAGGGACACGAAATTCGAAGATTTCATCGGCAGCGTCCATGAACAAAACTTCAAAGAAGACCCCAACTGGACGTTGCCgaatattaagaaaaactGTCGCCTGGCCTTCAGGAAGAGCCGCGAAGGTGGGACCCGCACGACGATGGTGCTGGCGTGCACCCCGGCGTTCAGGCTGGCGCTGTTACAGAAGGGCTGCCTATATGTAGAGTGGGAGGTCTGCCCAGTAGGGGACTTCACCACCGCCATCAAATGCGGAAAATGCCAGACATACGGCCACCCTGAGAAGAAGTGTAAGGAGGAGAAGCCCACGTGCAGCAAATGCGGTACGACTGGGCACAAAGAAGCCGACTGCAAGTCGGAGTCCGTGCGGTGCGCCACCTGCAAGAAGTTTGGCAGGAGGGAGGCGGAGGCGCACATCACGGGCGCCGGCGAGTGCCCGGCCCGCATCCACGCGGAGAGACGGATGGCTGAAGCGGCGGGCATTTCACTCTAA